In Apis mellifera strain DH4 linkage group LG1, Amel_HAv3.1, whole genome shotgun sequence, the sequence TGATCGCCAATTTAATATGcgtataagaataagaattggaAAGTAGAacaatctttgaattttttataataagtgTGGCTCgtgaatttaagaatattctgtcgtatacatttttaaaattttcttaaaattataattccaattttgCTACTGTAGATCCGATTAACAGAATTTGCAATCAAATCGATATGTTTAACGATGATAATTTAATCGGATATTTCCAAACGACGATCATGatcattttaatctattatcaAAAGATTCGATTTCGAGGCATTGTGGAAAATAactttcgatattaaattttgttatgtataatttttacgcATAATCGTGAGTATAAACTATTAATCATAACTATTGAATTAACACGTAATCCGATgtgattgattaatatttttatctaaaattaacaTCTAATAAATCAATCACATCGCTATTAAAAATCTCGTTTGTTCAAGCCACGGATAAACAAATAAACGTAATCTTGCAGAAGTCAATAAAGAATTACGAGGACGTCGATTTGTCGTTTTCCTATCGAAAACGAGATTGCACCGGTCTAAGGTAAGATTATTTCACACGTTACAATCTGGCGTAATGCTGGATCCgttcaattatcgattatgTTTCACAGGCACATGGGGGCGTTCACCCTTTTGCACAAGAACATGCGAGAGGCGAACGAATTGTGCGAGGAACAACTGTTCAGCACGGCCATCACGCACCTAATTTcgtaatacaaatattctcaTTCTATTCAAGacggtatatatatagggCGGTAGGAAGTCGACGAGAACAAAAACATTCATTTCGTAAACTCGTTAAAGCTGTAGTAGTCGAAGAAAAGTGCGCCAACGCAATTTTCTGCCTTGAGCCGTAGGAAATTACCGGAGTCGCATCGACTGTTCCCCCGCCATTTCCATTTACGCTTAATACGGAAAATAAAAACTGCACCTGAATGAAATTATAGTAATTCCATCGCGTTACAACTTTATCGATTTGAGATCACCTAATCGCGAAATCGATGGAGAGgcgttccttcttttctttttttcttttcttttttttttttttccagaagaAACAAAACCTTCGACGCTGTGATTATAGAACAGTTGTGGTACCAGTGCTATTACGCCCTCGTCAAACATTACAATTCGCCGGTTCTAATCGGATTCTTGAGCGTCGGCAATCTTCCCTACGTGATGGACTCGGTTGGTAAGCGTAACACttcaataatagaaaaaaaaaggaaagagaagaaaaagaaaaggaaaggaaaaagttaaTCGAAACGACAAAATTCGAATGCTCGGAGAGAGCAGAGTGAGGCATTCGATCTGACAATCGTTCCGCTCGCTTTCTCTACTGGTTTTTGTGCCCTGCTCGGTCGGAATGTCGTTAGTGAGCCGGAAATTGACATAAATTGTCGATAAAGTAGAAAATGCGAGCAATCGGAGGTGACCACCACGCGTCGTAGAAAAGAATGGAATACCCCGATAGTGCTTTAACCTGTACCGATTTCGTATCAGATGAGAATTAAGTAAGATACGCATTATCCgactatatttcttattttcaggGAACCCGGACGACCCCTTGTTGAATCCCGACATGGCTTATCCTTTCACCAACAAAATGAACCTGAACGAGCGCATTTGGAACATCCTCTACACAACGTGGACcaggatatattataaatactggCATTTGCCTAGGGCGCAGGAGATCGTTAACAAGTGGATGCCTGACGTTTCGATCGAGGACATAGATAGAAACTTCAGTCTGGTGATATTGGGAAACAATCACGTATTCGGGTATCCGAAACCGCTGCTGCCAAATGTAATCGAGGTTCACAGCCTCCAAATCACGGAGAAAAGCGAAACTTTACCAAAGGTAATCGATATTCCTAAATTTCTCCatcgaattaaaatcgtaAGATATCAATGAATCGACGTACGCACATACACACATTTCGTAACGTTTCCAATTCACGTATCTTCCCCCCTATATTCGCGGGATATGAAATAAGACCGCGGTTTGATTCATCGATCGTCCGAAGGACGGATCAACAGACGATATTGCGAAACTTATATTCAGTCAACGATTACAAGTATTACTCCTTGCGGGACGCGGCAACGTTATTTCACGCAGTTTTACCACGGCAGGGGATTGAACGCTATACCGCGAGCAAGGAGAATGATTTCTCCGGGGGAAAATAGCGTGGCGCTCTCGCAGGGTAACCGATATAGGGGAAAGTTTACCTACGGCTCGACATTGCGACGCGAAAGTAAAGGTCATTGCTATTTACCCTCGCCCTACCCTCCGCCCACGTGACTGCgagggaaaatatttttccacagGTATTTTCCAGCCTCCCTCCTTCCGTTTCCCCAAGACGATCCAAGATATCTTCCCGGATCTTTTTCCATGGCCATTCTTTCCGTTTTTGCCCAACTAAAGCTAACTAACATCGACTATGACGATTGGCGAATCGTGAGacatcgatcaaaattatacaTCCGTCCGAACAACGTTCGTTCCAGGATGTTGGAACATGTTTTACACCGATATCCTCCGAAAATGGAATTGCGCCCGTGTCACGTGGAATTAATGCGAGACACGAGACGCAAAACGTGATCGCTGTGCCACGTGCGCGTCCACTTCGCAGGAGAAACTTGCGCAATTAATGTGTAACAACGTCTTGTATTCCACGTGAACTGTATATAGCTGTACAACTTGATACGAATATTCGAACCATTTATATCTCATCTCTTCttatattgtaaaagaaaatcgatcaaacacacgacgataataaaataaaagaagacgcgtttttagaatataatacttcttctttctaagttagaattattctaatgtgttttttttttaaattgaaatacgtTTCGCTTTCGAATATATCGTTAACGTCTAAATTATCGCGTTCTCGTGATCGCAGGATATTCAAGAGTTCCTGGACAAGGCGGAGCACGGGGCGATCTATTTCTCCCTAGGCTCGAATCTGCAAACTCATCAGTTGTCAATCGACTCTTTGACCGCATTGTACAAGGCGCTCGGCTCTCTCAAGCAAAGAGTTCTATGGAAACACGGCGAAGACGTGGCCATTCATCCAGCCAACATCAAATTTGTGAAGTGGGCACCCCAGCAAGCGATTCTCGGTAAGGTCATCCAAGGCTAACCCTCCCACTTCCACGCGGCTCCTTTGAACGGAGCATAGATTGACCGCTTCGGGATACGTTCGTTTTATTAGGCCGCCTCTTGGAAATCGTTCACGTGAACGCACGAAGAATCGTTATTATCCGGACGATAAAACGCCTCGATCCCCGTTAATGtgggaataaaaatgaaacgacaCGGTTTAGTCGCGTCGtaacgaaaaaaaggaaaaaaaaaagtaacatctctcgataaatttattcgttgaTAAACCGATGAACGATGAATTGTGCTCGCTATTACATAATGCTTCCTTTGATTTCTTCCTCGAGGACGGCGAGATACAAGAATTTTCCAAGATCATGAtgctccctcccc encodes:
- the LOC725106 gene encoding UDP-glucuronosyltransferase 1-8, with amino-acid sequence MLSLPFVLLLFRQFSPAIGFNILGICPSASYSHQQPFQALMKALAARGHNVTMISTIPSKKSIKNYEDVDLSFSYRKRDCTGLRHMGAFTLLHKNMREANELCEEQLFSTAITHLISRNKTFDAVIIEQLWYQCYYALVKHYNSPVLIGFLSVGNLPYVMDSVGNPDDPLLNPDMAYPFTNKMNLNERIWNILYTTWTRIYYKYWHLPRAQEIVNKWMPDVSIEDIDRNFSLVILGNNHVFGYPKPLLPNVIEVHSLQITEKSETLPKDIQEFLDKAEHGAIYFSLGSNLQTHQLSIDSLTALYKALGSLKQRVLWKHGEDVAIHPANIKFVKWAPQQAILAHPKVMAYVMQGGLQSLQEAVHYSVPVVAIPFFGDQLFNARKILDTGIGLTLDIDTITEESIVQTLTNVIENKTYYYNIKAMSEIIRDELIKPMDRAIWNVEHVIKFSKSKHFRYYGHDIPLIDYYGTIVILSLSLILIIRCCCLIINILRFKYFSIKYIKDRIEFFVKSKYSNNYDILDKNR